The following proteins are encoded in a genomic region of Thiomonas sp. X19:
- a CDS encoding MotA/TolQ/ExbB proton channel family protein, whose amino-acid sequence MSFDTLTHIAQTSGGILYIMLVLLFVALAVTVERFWTLSRMLDSAKTWVRELKGHAHVDAKSLKGLVEANADTPAAQVVAVALHHDMSDAIEHFSSRLEEAVMDQAPRIDHGLWVLDTIVTLAPLLGLLGTIIGMFNTFSALANPGAASQAVTGGVGEALVATAAGLFIAVLGLVAFNALNQRVRLLMHQLERIKLMLANRMVPHYREGGVRGPARHPVVTPVSPNRVAPAGALGQALQQKIA is encoded by the coding sequence ATGTCATTCGACACGCTCACCCACATCGCCCAGACTTCGGGCGGCATTCTCTACATCATGCTGGTCTTGCTGTTCGTGGCTCTGGCGGTGACCGTGGAGCGTTTCTGGACCCTCTCGCGCATGCTGGACTCGGCCAAGACCTGGGTGCGTGAACTGAAGGGCCACGCGCATGTGGACGCCAAATCACTCAAAGGCCTGGTCGAGGCGAACGCCGATACACCGGCGGCGCAGGTGGTGGCCGTGGCGCTGCATCACGATATGAGCGACGCCATCGAGCACTTTTCCAGCCGCCTGGAAGAGGCCGTGATGGACCAGGCGCCGCGCATCGACCACGGGCTGTGGGTGCTCGACACCATCGTCACCCTGGCGCCGCTGCTGGGCCTGCTGGGCACCATCATCGGCATGTTCAACACCTTCTCGGCGCTGGCCAATCCGGGGGCGGCTTCGCAGGCCGTCACCGGCGGCGTGGGCGAGGCGCTGGTGGCCACGGCCGCCGGGCTGTTCATCGCCGTGCTCGGCCTGGTGGCGTTCAACGCGCTGAACCAGCGCGTGCGCCTGCTGATGCACCAGCTCGAACGCATCAAGCTGATGCTGGCCAACCGCATGGTGCCGCACTACCGCGAAGGCGGCGTGCGCGGCCCCGCGCGGCATCCGGTCGTCACCCCGGTCAGCCCCAACCGCGTCGCGCCTGCCGGCGCCCTGGGCCAGGCGCTGCAACAAAAAATTGCCTGA
- a CDS encoding MotA/TolQ/ExbB proton channel family protein, with translation MSLDTLTRLAQTSGGILYIMAVLLLVALAVTFERLWVLGRMQVQCKSWVHELKGHAHVDAKLLKAKIELEPDAPAAQVAAVALRHDMQDSLDHFSSRLEEAVMDQAPRIDRGLWVLDTIVTLAPLLGLLGTIIGMFNTFQALSNPGAATQAVTGGVGDALIATASGLLIAVLGLGGCRT, from the coding sequence ATGTCGCTTGACACTCTTACCCGCCTTGCCCAAACCTCGGGCGGCATTCTCTACATCATGGCCGTGTTGCTGCTCGTGGCGCTGGCGGTAACGTTTGAGCGCTTGTGGGTTCTCGGCCGCATGCAGGTGCAATGCAAGTCTTGGGTGCATGAGCTGAAGGGCCACGCGCATGTGGACGCCAAGCTGCTGAAGGCCAAGATTGAGCTTGAGCCTGACGCCCCAGCCGCGCAAGTCGCTGCCGTGGCCTTGCGTCACGACATGCAAGACTCGCTGGACCATTTTTCCAGCCGCCTGGAAGAGGCCGTGATGGACCAGGCGCCGCGCATCGACCGCGGACTGTGGGTGCTCGACACCATCGTCACCCTGGCCCCGCTGCTGGGCCTGCTGGGCACCATCATCGGCATGTTCAACACCTTTCAGGCGCTATCCAACCCTGGTGCAGCAACCCAGGCTGTGACCGGCGGAGTTGGCGATGCTCTCATCGCTACCGCTTCCGGCTTGTTGATTGCGGTGCTGGGTCTAGGAGGCTGTCGGACTTGA
- a CDS encoding IS4 family transposase: MARTRKALAAQVDVAHLISAGVLAGVCPRALIEEVLADTGKASQRERRLPAPAVVYYVMALALWREAPLEEVLRVVCEGLQWLGGGEAGAVQASKSAISQARTRLGPEVMRRLAERVLRPLAAQGAPGAWYRGFRVMALDGSCLDVADEAANATFFGYPGAARGETAFPQARVLGLVECGTHAVVAARLAPYSRSEQSLAAELLPAQLTADMLVLADRNFYGFKLWQSACASGAKLAWRVKSSLGLPVQQALPDGSYLSTVFDSADRARCPGQTVRVIDYALQGLATPGQDRYRLVTNLLDPQAAPALELAALDHERWEIEGVFDEFKTHLRGHSTVLRSKTPELVQQELWGLLLAHFAVRQLMAQAAWPRGLDPDRLSFTHAVRVIKRKMPQAAAVPP; this comes from the coding sequence ATGGCGAGAACTCGCAAGGCGCTGGCGGCGCAGGTTGACGTGGCCCATCTGATCAGCGCGGGGGTGTTGGCCGGCGTGTGCCCGCGCGCCCTGATCGAGGAGGTGTTGGCGGACACCGGCAAGGCCAGCCAGCGCGAGCGCCGGCTGCCGGCGCCAGCGGTCGTGTACTACGTGATGGCGCTGGCGCTGTGGCGGGAGGCGCCCCTGGAGGAAGTGCTGCGCGTGGTGTGCGAAGGCCTGCAGTGGTTGGGCGGCGGCGAAGCGGGCGCGGTGCAGGCCAGCAAATCGGCGATCTCGCAGGCGCGCACCCGATTGGGCCCCGAGGTGATGCGTCGACTGGCCGAACGGGTGCTGCGGCCGCTGGCCGCGCAGGGAGCGCCGGGGGCCTGGTATCGGGGGTTTCGCGTCATGGCGCTGGATGGCAGTTGCCTGGACGTGGCGGATGAGGCGGCCAACGCCACGTTCTTTGGCTACCCCGGCGCCGCGCGTGGCGAGACCGCGTTCCCGCAGGCCCGGGTGCTGGGTCTGGTGGAATGCGGCACGCATGCGGTGGTGGCAGCCCGCCTGGCCCCCTACAGCCGCAGCGAACAGAGCCTGGCCGCCGAGCTGCTGCCCGCCCAGCTCACCGCGGACATGCTGGTGCTGGCTGACCGCAACTTCTACGGCTTCAAGCTCTGGCAGAGCGCCTGCGCCAGCGGCGCCAAGTTGGCGTGGCGGGTCAAGTCCAGCCTGGGGCTGCCGGTGCAGCAAGCGTTGCCCGATGGCTCCTATCTCAGCACGGTCTTTGACAGCGCGGACCGCGCGCGGTGCCCGGGGCAAACGGTGCGGGTGATCGACTACGCGCTGCAGGGCCTGGCCACGCCCGGGCAAGACCGCTACCGGCTGGTGACCAACCTCCTCGATCCGCAGGCGGCCCCGGCCTTGGAGTTGGCGGCGCTGGACCACGAGCGCTGGGAGATCGAGGGCGTCTTCGACGAGTTCAAGACGCATCTGCGTGGCCACAGCACGGTGCTGCGCAGCAAGACGCCGGAGTTGGTGCAGCAGGAGCTGTGGGGCTTGCTGCTGGCGCACTTCGCCGTGCGCCAGCTCATGGCGCAAGCCGCCTGGCCCCGAGGCCTCGACCCGGATCGCTTGAGCTTCACCCACGCCGTGCGCGTGATCAAGCGCAAGATGCCGCAAGCCGCAGCCGTTCCCCCCTGA
- a CDS encoding helix-turn-helix domain-containing protein: MRQTELHLTDEDRSLVDAIRSKGLHQAREVNRAHVLSSLDRGVPEAQILAVLGMGRTAVWRTRAAYLQGGVALAVFDVARSGRPRQYDTDDEARVTALACSAPPAGRQRWTMVELERAARQEPGLANVSRETVRRMLKKTISSPGAS, translated from the coding sequence ATGCGACAGACGGAATTGCATTTGACCGACGAGGATCGATCGCTCGTAGACGCGATTCGCAGCAAAGGGCTGCATCAAGCGCGGGAGGTCAATCGAGCGCATGTTCTGTCCTCGCTGGACAGGGGCGTGCCAGAGGCCCAGATCCTGGCGGTGCTGGGAATGGGACGCACGGCTGTGTGGCGTACACGCGCAGCGTATCTACAAGGCGGCGTGGCGTTGGCGGTCTTCGACGTTGCACGCTCAGGGCGGCCACGCCAGTACGACACAGACGACGAAGCGCGGGTGACGGCGCTGGCTTGTTCGGCGCCTCCCGCGGGTCGGCAGCGCTGGACGATGGTGGAACTCGAGCGGGCCGCACGCCAGGAACCTGGCCTGGCCAACGTGAGCCGAGAAACCGTGCGGCGCATGCTCAAAAAAACGATCTCAAGCCCTGGCGCAAGCTGA
- a CDS encoding IS630 family transposase, producing the protein MWCIGELTEEYRSRMYALLELYARPMSQAEPVICIDEKSLQLIGHRHAPLPMQSRSPEKVDYEYVRHGTTNLFVAVEPKAGKRTVSVTERRGKADFVAFVSNLLTHTYAKARRVHLVLDNLNIHFRKCFDDVLGKRAATKLLRRVQFHDTPKHASWLNMAEIEIGVLSRQCLDRRVESQHRLQCEVDAWQKARNVAQQTIEWKFTRQDADRKLSRHYVPKFSC; encoded by the coding sequence ATGTGGTGCATTGGTGAGTTGACTGAGGAGTACCGCAGTCGCATGTACGCCTTGCTTGAGCTGTATGCGCGGCCGATGTCGCAGGCAGAGCCGGTCATCTGCATCGACGAGAAGAGCTTGCAACTCATCGGTCACAGGCATGCGCCGCTGCCCATGCAATCGCGCAGCCCCGAAAAGGTGGATTACGAGTACGTGCGCCACGGCACAACCAATCTGTTCGTGGCCGTCGAGCCCAAAGCCGGGAAACGGACCGTCTCGGTCACAGAGCGCCGAGGCAAGGCCGACTTCGTGGCCTTCGTCAGCAACTTGTTGACCCATACGTATGCCAAGGCTCGGCGCGTTCATCTGGTTCTGGACAACCTGAACATCCACTTCAGAAAGTGCTTCGACGACGTGTTGGGCAAACGCGCAGCAACCAAGCTCTTGCGCCGGGTGCAGTTCCACGACACGCCCAAGCACGCGAGCTGGCTGAACATGGCGGAGATCGAGATCGGTGTCCTCAGTCGTCAGTGTCTGGACCGACGCGTTGAAAGTCAACACCGTCTGCAGTGCGAGGTTGACGCGTGGCAGAAGGCTCGCAACGTCGCGCAGCAAACCATCGAGTGGAAGTTCACTCGTCAGGATGCGGATCGGAAGCTCAGTCGACATTACGTTCCGAAATTTTCGTGTTGA
- a CDS encoding lyase family protein: MRIGSSVDITFRNFRVDVLVHFSIGDDRMPKRVYHAYGYVKKAAALMNLAAGRLEARRANAIVQAADEAIAGLLDTEFPLYVWQTGSGTQSNMNVNEVLSNRATQILGGSIGSKDPVHPNDHVNMGQSPNDTFPTAMHITGVMAIDENLIPKPAEPEPNRGVASRSGEAH, from the coding sequence ATGCGGATCGGAAGCTCAGTCGACATTACGTTCCGAAATTTTCGTGTTGATGTACTAGTGCACTTTTCCATCGGCGACGACCGCATGCCCAAGCGCGTCTACCACGCCTACGGCTATGTCAAGAAGGCCGCGGCGCTGATGAACCTGGCAGCGGGGCGACTCGAGGCACGCCGCGCCAATGCCATCGTTCAAGCCGCAGACGAGGCCATCGCCGGACTACTCGACACCGAGTTTCCGCTCTACGTCTGGCAGACGGGATCCGGCACGCAGTCGAACATGAACGTCAACGAGGTCTTGTCCAACCGCGCAACGCAGATTTTGGGCGGAAGCATCGGCTCCAAGGACCCGGTGCATCCCAATGACCACGTCAATATGGGGCAGTCGCCCAACGACACGTTCCCGACAGCCATGCACATTACCGGAGTCATGGCCATCGATGAAAACCTGATCCCTAAGCCGGCAGAGCCGGAACCAAACAGGGGAGTAGCCTCGCGCTCTGGCGAAGCACATTGA
- a CDS encoding MarR family transcriptional regulator — MDLLTTRYAQNLTGVLSCYDRIVITGTLPGACFADGMTSFLYSRGIRIFDYPQFALPLRERIRANAQALAAEHAATIEHIAKAHIRKEDVVAKVLATRGDAPGLVHVISAMEACATYQPWHDKASGRTFLRPDTTKCLHYYFYWMDRELGLIYVRVPTYCPFRLQVYCNGHSWLARRLMREDIGFASADNAFVRIDDFARAQALADTLKPELLHRHLDRYAQLCCPAHDVFGQAYHWSIMQAEYSTDLVFKTEQLLRPLYEQLSREAVLSVKAEQVATFLGKKVTPQLAAEIGSRLSTRIEGTCIKHRFDSCPIKIYDKFARILRIETTTNDVSFFKHHRKVEHRSGRATREVAPLKKSIYSLIDLREILLGCNQRYLEFLSSLNDHSGGQRALERVTHPKPDGDRSFKGLNFFDSHDQALLRAVQRPEFNIHGLARCDLAHLLPDMSGSKLSRQLRRLRVLGLLKRAANTYRYYLTRAGRLATAAFERLTTFVIVPAMANA; from the coding sequence ATGGATCTTCTGACGACGCGGTACGCGCAGAATCTGACGGGCGTGCTGTCGTGCTACGACCGCATCGTCATCACCGGCACGCTGCCCGGAGCCTGCTTTGCCGACGGCATGACGAGCTTTCTGTACTCGCGCGGCATCCGCATCTTCGACTATCCGCAGTTCGCGCTGCCGCTGCGTGAGCGTATCCGCGCCAACGCGCAGGCGCTGGCCGCCGAGCACGCCGCGACGATCGAACACATCGCCAAGGCCCACATCCGCAAGGAAGACGTGGTGGCCAAGGTGCTGGCCACGCGCGGCGATGCGCCGGGGCTGGTGCATGTGATCTCGGCCATGGAGGCCTGCGCGACCTACCAGCCCTGGCACGACAAGGCCAGCGGGCGCACCTTCTTGCGCCCCGACACCACCAAGTGCCTGCACTACTACTTCTACTGGATGGACCGCGAGCTCGGTCTGATCTACGTGCGCGTGCCCACCTACTGCCCGTTTCGGCTGCAGGTGTACTGCAACGGTCACAGTTGGCTGGCCAGACGGCTCATGCGCGAGGACATCGGCTTCGCGAGCGCCGACAACGCCTTCGTGCGCATCGACGACTTCGCGCGCGCGCAGGCGCTTGCCGACACGCTCAAGCCCGAGTTGCTGCACCGTCACCTGGACCGCTATGCCCAGTTGTGCTGCCCGGCCCACGATGTATTCGGGCAGGCCTATCACTGGAGCATCATGCAGGCCGAGTATTCGACCGATCTGGTGTTCAAGACCGAGCAACTCCTCAGGCCCCTGTACGAGCAGCTCTCGCGCGAGGCGGTGCTGTCGGTCAAGGCCGAGCAAGTCGCCACCTTCCTGGGCAAGAAGGTGACCCCGCAGTTGGCCGCCGAGATCGGCTCGCGGCTGAGCACGCGCATCGAGGGCACCTGCATCAAACACAGGTTCGATTCCTGCCCGATCAAGATCTACGACAAGTTCGCCCGCATTCTGCGCATCGAGACCACCACCAACGACGTCTCGTTCTTCAAGCACCACCGCAAGGTGGAACACCGAAGCGGTCGTGCCACGCGCGAGGTCGCGCCGCTGAAGAAGTCCATCTACAGCCTCATCGACCTGCGCGAAATCCTGCTCGGCTGCAACCAGCGCTACCTCGAGTTCCTCTCCAGCCTGAACGACCATAGCGGCGGTCAACGCGCCCTCGAGCGCGTCACCCATCCCAAGCCCGACGGCGACCGCTCCTTCAAGGGCCTGAACTTCTTCGATTCCCACGACCAAGCGCTGCTTCGCGCGGTGCAGCGACCAGAGTTCAACATTCATGGTCTGGCCAGATGCGATCTCGCTCACCTGCTGCCCGACATGTCGGGCAGCAAGCTGTCGCGACAACTTCGCCGTTTGCGCGTACTCGGATTGCTCAAGCGCGCAGCAAACACGTACCGCTACTACCTCACTCGTGCTGGCCGATTGGCCACCGCAGCATTCGAACGCCTCACCACATTCGTCATCGTTCCCGCCATGGCAAATGCTTGA
- a CDS encoding IS1182 family transposase, with amino-acid sequence MSRFIAVDRDTAYLLPPSVNEWLPQNHLARFVVEIIDQLDLSELVRQYAGRGSHAYHPAMLLGLLVYGYATGVHSSRKIERACHDSVAFRFIAANTQPDHDSIATFRRRFLPQIEALFVQVLVLAREMKCLKLGNIALDGTKIAANASKHKALSWEHANRIEAQLREEVQLLLKLAEDSDSRPVNDGLDVPAEIARREKRLAGIAQAKTKIEQRARERHAVEQQEYEAKCAKRDAQREAGKKPRGADPQPPSSEPKAGDQVNLTDEESRIMPTSRGGFEQSYNAQAAVDTQTMLVVAQHVSQAPNDKREIAPILDRVQALPEVLGQVNALLGDTGYFSAANVNACAAQGIEPMLSMKRESHHIAVLQRFAADAPAPETDDPVLKMAHRLATKKGRALYGLRKQTVEPVFGIIKRVMGWSQMSMRGLDKARGEWSLVTMSWNIKRLHVLRAA; translated from the coding sequence ATGAGCCGCTTCATTGCCGTAGATCGAGACACTGCTTACCTGCTGCCGCCGTCGGTCAACGAATGGTTGCCGCAGAACCACCTGGCGCGCTTTGTCGTCGAAATCATCGACCAGTTGGACCTGAGTGAGTTGGTTCGGCAATACGCGGGACGCGGCAGCCATGCCTACCACCCAGCGATGCTGCTGGGCTTGTTGGTCTACGGCTACGCCACCGGGGTGCACTCCAGCCGCAAGATCGAGCGCGCCTGCCACGACTCGGTGGCGTTTCGCTTCATTGCCGCCAACACCCAGCCCGACCACGACAGCATCGCCACCTTCCGGCGGCGCTTCCTGCCGCAGATCGAGGCGCTGTTCGTGCAAGTGCTGGTGCTGGCGCGCGAGATGAAGTGCCTGAAGCTGGGCAACATCGCCCTGGACGGGACCAAGATCGCGGCCAATGCGAGCAAGCACAAGGCGCTGTCCTGGGAGCACGCCAACAGAATCGAGGCCCAGCTGCGCGAAGAAGTGCAGTTGCTGCTGAAGCTGGCCGAAGACAGCGACAGTCGCCCCGTCAATGACGGACTGGACGTGCCGGCAGAGATCGCACGACGCGAGAAGCGCCTGGCCGGCATAGCGCAAGCCAAGACCAAGATCGAGCAGCGTGCGCGCGAGCGGCACGCCGTTGAGCAGCAGGAGTACGAGGCCAAGTGCGCCAAGCGCGATGCCCAGCGTGAGGCAGGCAAGAAGCCGCGTGGGGCGGACCCACAGCCCCCGTCGAGCGAGCCCAAGGCCGGTGACCAAGTCAACCTCACCGACGAAGAGTCGCGCATCATGCCCACCTCGCGCGGGGGCTTCGAGCAAAGCTACAACGCCCAGGCCGCGGTCGATACCCAGACGATGCTGGTGGTGGCGCAGCACGTCTCGCAGGCGCCCAATGACAAGCGCGAAATTGCTCCGATACTGGATAGGGTTCAGGCACTTCCAGAGGTGCTCGGGCAGGTCAATGCGCTATTGGGCGACACGGGCTACTTCAGCGCGGCCAACGTCAACGCCTGCGCGGCGCAGGGAATCGAGCCCATGCTGTCGATGAAGCGCGAATCGCACCATATTGCGGTGCTCCAGCGCTTCGCTGCGGATGCGCCGGCCCCCGAAACCGACGATCCGGTGCTCAAGATGGCCCACCGGTTGGCGACAAAAAAAGGGCGGGCACTGTATGGACTGCGTAAGCAGACGGTGGAGCCGGTGTTCGGGATCATCAAGCGCGTGATGGGCTGGAGCCAGATGAGCATGCGCGGACTGGACAAGGCGCGCGGCGAATGGTCGCTGGTGACGATGTCTTGGAATATCAAGCGGCTGCACGTACTGCGGGCGGCGTAA
- a CDS encoding DUF302 domain-containing protein: MSKFLLAFAAAFVLVQSAWAQAPRVIEVRSTHTVAQTLQHLEHAVQQRHLHIVAVVDHSGLAHKAGLELRPTKLVIFGNPALGTKLMQMNQQAGLGLPLKMLVWEDAEHRVWLGYTDPAVFAQRYAISPSAQPILTMTKVLHAIAAQAAGG, translated from the coding sequence ATGTCCAAATTCCTGCTGGCCTTTGCTGCCGCATTTGTTCTGGTCCAGAGCGCCTGGGCACAAGCCCCGCGAGTGATTGAGGTGCGCAGCACGCATACGGTTGCGCAGACGCTGCAGCACTTGGAACACGCGGTCCAGCAACGCCATTTGCACATCGTGGCGGTGGTGGATCACAGCGGCTTGGCGCACAAGGCGGGGCTGGAACTTCGGCCCACCAAGCTGGTGATCTTCGGCAATCCGGCCTTGGGCACGAAGTTGATGCAGATGAACCAACAGGCAGGACTTGGGCTGCCTTTGAAAATGCTGGTCTGGGAAGACGCCGAGCATCGGGTCTGGTTGGGCTATACCGACCCTGCGGTGTTCGCCCAGCGCTACGCCATCAGTCCCTCGGCCCAGCCCATTCTGACCATGACCAAGGTCCTGCATGCGATCGCTGCTCAAGCCGCTGGGGGCTAG
- a CDS encoding YncE family protein, with the protein MGGGPGKMAVVRWPGNAAHVVAFGQAGTPKGNSFFVGVNAQDHQVFIPSLAGTTNVIDLRTDKPVRQFKSIPGGRVAVVSPDHRLVFVLSGKALAAYSTRDDALRYEISVGGNALAFNADASHLYVGGNMDTAIADIDPSTGHILRRIPIGHSGDLVWARGLLFSADIQSGVMSAFNPVTNAIFSMPTAEVDPHFAYAKIPAATAGFMQLAVSPDQNSVYAAGFSGHILRFSTTGPRYLGEVKVAVGKAGPDKLSGLAVLPHGAEAITTIENRHESVVVDLRNGQVLQRLPGIASNRWVLAHESE; encoded by the coding sequence ATGGGGGGCGGCCCGGGCAAGATGGCAGTGGTGCGCTGGCCCGGCAATGCTGCGCATGTGGTGGCCTTTGGCCAGGCCGGCACCCCCAAGGGGAATAGCTTTTTTGTCGGTGTGAATGCGCAGGACCACCAAGTCTTCATCCCGAGTCTTGCCGGGACCACCAATGTGATCGACCTCCGTACAGACAAACCAGTCCGGCAATTCAAGAGCATCCCGGGTGGGCGCGTGGCAGTCGTCTCGCCCGACCACCGTCTGGTGTTCGTGCTCTCCGGCAAGGCTTTGGCGGCGTACTCAACCCGCGATGATGCGTTGCGCTACGAGATATCGGTTGGTGGCAATGCGCTGGCGTTCAACGCGGACGCCAGCCACTTGTATGTGGGTGGCAATATGGATACGGCCATCGCCGATATCGATCCCTCCACCGGTCACATCCTGCGGCGGATCCCCATCGGCCATTCCGGCGATCTGGTCTGGGCGCGCGGGCTGTTGTTCTCTGCGGACATCCAGAGCGGTGTGATGAGCGCATTCAATCCCGTGACCAACGCGATCTTCAGCATGCCCACGGCTGAGGTCGATCCCCATTTTGCGTACGCCAAAATCCCCGCCGCCACGGCTGGGTTCATGCAACTGGCGGTCAGTCCCGACCAGAACAGCGTGTACGCGGCTGGGTTCTCCGGGCATATTCTTCGGTTCTCCACCACCGGGCCGCGCTATCTGGGTGAGGTCAAGGTCGCTGTCGGCAAGGCAGGTCCCGACAAGCTCAGCGGCCTCGCGGTGCTGCCCCATGGCGCCGAGGCCATCACGACCATCGAGAACCGCCACGAGTCCGTGGTGGTCGATCTGCGCAACGGCCAGGTGCTCCAACGCCTGCCAGGCATCGCCAGCAATCGCTGGGTGCTGGCGCACGAATCCGAGTGA
- a CDS encoding site-specific integrase: MAYFEQRKNGWRAQIRQRGMPSISRTFDLKADAEAWAREVEREVQRGNRAVLRDDAGKITIDQVVALYTKHVLPMKKDHSAASNLRVARERFGASFLSAVRSVDVAAWRNELVEAGYAAQSVIHRLAALSNLFTYAEQEMSITLPAGNPVRAIRKPVKPKGRDRRLRPGELDALRRGAAAARSQVVGLPQIITLAVETSMRLGELLGLEWSRIDLARRTAHLVDTKNGESRTVALSSAAVDALRALPRRIDGRVFGWQNKDSFEKAWTRCKARALAAYQTDCAVSNSKPDPTFLIDLRFHDLRHEATSRLFEKGLGVMEVASMTGHKSLAMLKRYTHIEAEKLAQKLG, translated from the coding sequence ATGGCCTACTTCGAGCAACGCAAAAACGGTTGGCGCGCACAAATCAGGCAGCGCGGCATGCCGTCCATTTCGCGCACCTTCGATCTGAAAGCCGATGCCGAAGCCTGGGCTCGCGAGGTCGAGCGCGAAGTCCAACGCGGCAATCGTGCCGTGCTGCGCGACGACGCGGGGAAGATCACCATCGATCAGGTTGTGGCCCTCTACACAAAGCATGTGTTGCCGATGAAAAAGGATCATAGTGCGGCGTCGAACCTGCGCGTGGCGCGTGAGCGGTTCGGCGCGTCATTCCTGAGCGCCGTGCGCAGCGTCGATGTGGCGGCATGGCGCAACGAACTCGTCGAGGCAGGCTACGCGGCGCAGTCCGTTATCCATCGGCTTGCAGCCCTCTCGAACCTGTTCACTTATGCCGAGCAGGAAATGTCCATCACCTTGCCTGCGGGCAACCCGGTGCGCGCGATTCGCAAGCCGGTAAAGCCGAAGGGCCGTGATCGTCGGCTGCGGCCCGGTGAACTCGATGCCTTGCGGCGCGGTGCGGCTGCCGCGCGGTCGCAAGTGGTGGGTCTGCCGCAGATCATCACGCTGGCCGTCGAGACCAGCATGCGCCTGGGCGAACTGCTCGGGCTGGAATGGTCGCGCATCGATCTGGCGCGGCGCACCGCGCATCTGGTGGACACCAAGAATGGTGAAAGCCGAACCGTGGCGCTGTCCAGCGCAGCCGTGGACGCCCTGCGCGCCCTGCCCCGCCGCATCGATGGCCGGGTGTTCGGTTGGCAGAACAAGGACAGTTTCGAGAAAGCCTGGACTCGCTGCAAGGCGCGTGCGCTGGCGGCGTATCAAACTGACTGCGCGGTATCCAACTCCAAGCCCGACCCCACATTCCTGATCGACCTACGCTTCCATGACTTACGCCACGAAGCCACGTCGCGCTTGTTCGAGAAAGGCCTTGGCGTCATGGAAGTGGCCTCGATGACCGGCCACAAGTCACTCGCCATGCTCAAGCGCTACACCCACATCGAGGCGGAGAAGTTGGCGCAGAAGTTGGGGTAA
- a CDS encoding NAD(P)/FAD-dependent oxidoreductase, producing MHHDVAIIGAGAAGMMCAAVAGQRGLRVVLIEHAARVGEKIRISGGGRCNFTNAQAGPQHFVSRQPGFARDVLSRYTPRDFTALVRRYRIAHHEKHKGQLFCDDSSQQIIDMLRAECELGRVQWLQPCGVRGVAREGSGFRLETDQGPLQARRVVVATGGLPVPKIGATDYGLRLARQMGLQVVSPQPALVPLAFAAEPWRPFAELAGVALEVRVACGGQHFDEDLLFTHRGLSGPAILQISSFWNPGDSLRLDLSPGNDLGEALRLAKLQSRQSLLNVLGQFLPRRLAQTWVEMQRLPSDRRIAELADAKLKALGASLCAWSLQPTGTEGWRKAEVMRGGVDTAELHPATLEAHKVPGLHFIGEVVDVTGWLGGYNFQWAWASGYAVGMSV from the coding sequence ATGCACCATGATGTCGCCATCATCGGGGCCGGGGCTGCTGGCATGATGTGCGCCGCCGTGGCGGGGCAACGGGGTCTGCGGGTGGTCCTCATCGAGCACGCGGCGCGCGTGGGCGAGAAGATCCGCATCTCGGGTGGCGGTCGCTGCAACTTCACCAATGCCCAGGCGGGGCCGCAGCACTTCGTTTCCCGCCAACCCGGCTTCGCCCGCGACGTTCTGTCACGCTACACCCCGCGCGACTTCACGGCCCTCGTGCGCCGGTACCGCATTGCCCATCACGAGAAACACAAAGGCCAGTTGTTCTGCGATGACAGCAGCCAGCAGATCATCGACATGCTGCGAGCCGAATGCGAACTTGGACGCGTGCAATGGCTGCAACCCTGCGGTGTGCGTGGCGTGGCGCGCGAGGGCTCGGGTTTTCGACTCGAGACCGATCAAGGCCCGCTGCAGGCGCGGCGCGTGGTTGTGGCCACGGGTGGCCTGCCGGTGCCGAAGATCGGCGCCACCGACTACGGCCTGCGGCTGGCCAGGCAAATGGGTTTGCAGGTGGTGTCGCCACAACCCGCGCTTGTTCCCCTGGCCTTCGCTGCCGAACCCTGGAGGCCTTTTGCCGAGCTGGCTGGCGTGGCGCTTGAGGTGAGGGTGGCGTGCGGCGGACAGCATTTCGACGAGGACTTGCTGTTCACGCACCGCGGCCTGTCCGGCCCCGCCATTCTGCAGATCTCCAGTTTTTGGAACCCGGGCGACAGCTTGCGACTCGACCTGTCGCCGGGCAACGATCTGGGTGAAGCGCTGCGGCTTGCCAAACTGCAATCGCGCCAGTCGCTGCTCAATGTGCTGGGGCAATTTCTGCCGCGCCGCCTGGCACAGACCTGGGTGGAGATGCAGCGGCTTCCATCCGACCGACGCATCGCCGAACTGGCGGATGCCAAACTCAAGGCCCTTGGCGCTTCGCTTTGCGCATGGTCGCTGCAGCCCACGGGTACCGAAGGGTGGCGCAAGGCCGAGGTCATGCGGGGTGGGGTGGACACGGCGGAGTTGCACCCCGCCACGCTCGAAGCCCACAAAGTTCCCGGGCTGCATTTCATCGGTGAAGTGGTCGATGTCACCGGCTGGCTGGGCGGCTACAACTTCCAGTGGGCCTGGGCCAGCGGCTACGCGGTGGGCATGTCGGTTTGA